Proteins co-encoded in one Pocillopora verrucosa isolate sample1 chromosome 1, ASM3666991v2, whole genome shotgun sequence genomic window:
- the LOC131796439 gene encoding snRNA-activating protein complex subunit 5, translating into MASLEKLQNEILLKEEAFLREEKAKLMEQLNKLKVEEMALMKLLEQDSVNPQQTTMELFSKTSQVSSSSSLKIDEVNHIPLQGLKTTEMNNDIYQGEEEEDEDDMDDDEPAYSQQLLNAISNMHQQNNNVDLDISRSVIQNVLQQEIEGFDDDDEEEYLY; encoded by the exons ATGGCATCTTTAGAGAAGTTGCAGAATGAAATTCTCCTCAAGGAAGAGGCGTTTCTGAGAGAAGAAAAGGCTAAGCTAATGGAACAGCTGAACAAGCTGAAG GTGGAAGAAATGGCCCTTATGAAGTTATTAGAGCAAGACAGCGTGAATCCCCAACAGACAACCATGGAACTGTTTAGCAAGACTTCTCAAGTG tcTTCATCATCCAGCCTTAAGATTGATGAAGTCAATCATATCCCACTGCAAGGACTAAAAACCACTGAGAT GAATAATGACATTTATCAAggggaagaagaagaagatgaagatgatatGGATGATGATGAACCTGCTTACA GTCAGCAGTTACTGAATGCAATATCAAATATGcatcaacaaaacaataatgttGATCTGGACATTTCTAG ATCTGTTATACAGAATGTACTGCAACAAGAGATTGAAggttttgatgatgatgatgaggaagaATATCTTTATTGA
- the LOC131796445 gene encoding nmrA-like family domain-containing protein 1 has product MPKPTVFVLGCSGSVGSATVRALSEKYSDKVKILAGTRDPTLERAVVLKTLPGVTVLRADMNDKEGLRELLRGVMSLFIVTPTNGWKLAIGAALEAKSSGVKHILTVSVLTVEITDSIYGKQYGELESSVKDLDIPYTFIRLPPFVDNYWGHKQSIQEKSSFSTPGDPTKPFSAVVVADAGRAAAAIMVEPEKHYGKTYKLISNRHTLGELASTYSEVFGRKIKYERISYENCRKRLVNVVGFSEEDADGILEIYRMTDEENPLIDDPDMTHFTKITGEEPTTLKEWVIEVAAAFK; this is encoded by the coding sequence ATGCCGAAGCCCACAGTGTTTGTCCTTGGCTGCAGTGGATCTGTGGGGTCTGCCACGGTGAGAGCTCTGTCTGAAAAGTACTCAGACAAAGTTAAAATCCTAGCTGGAACCAGAGACCCAACATTAGAGAGGGCAGTCGTGTTAAAAACCCTACCAGGAGTGACTGTCCTTCGAGCTGACATGAATGACAAAGAGGGATTGCGTGAGCTGTTACGTGGCGTGATGTCTTTGTTTATTGTGACCCCAACCAATGGCTGGAAACTTGCGATTGGAGCAGCACTGGAAGCCAAGTCATCTGGAGTTAAGCACATCCTTACTGTGAGTGTCCTTACTGTCGAGATAACCGATTCCATCTACGGAAAACAGTATGGCGAGCTGGAATCAAGTGTGAAGGATCTAGATATACCGTACACCTTTATTCGCCTTCCTCCTTTCGTTGACAACTATTGGGGCCACAAACAGTCTATTCAAGAGAAGTCATCATTTAGTACCCCAGGGGACCCAACTAAACCTTTCTCAGCTGTTGTGGTAGCTGATGCTGGGAGGGCTGCGGCGGCAATCATGGTCGAACCAGAGAAGCATTATGGAAAGACCTACAAGTTGATAAGCAATCGCCATACTCTGGGAGAGCTTGCTAGCACTTACAGCGAAGTCTTCGGGAGGAAAATTAAATATGAACGAATCTCTTACGAGAATTGTAGAAAGCGTCTCGTCAACGTGGTTGGTTTTAGTGAAGAGGACGCCGATGGAATCTTAGAAATCTACCGGATGACGGATGAAGAGAATCCTTTGATCGATGATCCCGATATGACACACTTCACCAAGATCACTGGCGAAGAGCCTACTACTTTAAAGGAGTGGGTGATTGAGGTAGCTGCAGCCTTCAAGTGA